The following are encoded in a window of Bradyrhizobium guangdongense genomic DNA:
- a CDS encoding NADH:flavin oxidoreductase/NADH oxidase: MSALFSPIKLRGLTLKNRIVVSPMCQYSAEDGVPTDWHFTHINNLALSGASMFCIEATHVEAIGRITPGCLGLYSDASEAALKQILTSVRKHSSTAIAMQLAHAGRKASSARPWDGGQLIPVSEGGWQTVAPSAIPHKDGEAAPTALDASGLKRIREAFVDAAQRAERIGIDAIELHGAHGYLLHQFLSPLSNKRTDEYGGSLENRMRFPLEIYDAVRAVFPHDKPVGMRVSSTDWVEGGWDLAQTIEFARALKARGVDWIDASSGGVSPLQKIALGPGYQVQFAEAIKRETGLPVMAVGLITEPRQAEEIVASGKADMVALARGMLYDPRWAWHAAAELGGEVEAPPQYWRSQPSTQKALFGKTTFGAR; encoded by the coding sequence GAATCGTGGTGTCGCCGATGTGCCAATATTCGGCCGAAGACGGCGTGCCCACCGACTGGCATTTCACCCACATCAACAATCTGGCGCTGTCGGGCGCTTCGATGTTCTGCATCGAGGCGACCCATGTCGAGGCGATCGGCCGCATCACGCCGGGCTGCCTCGGGCTCTACAGCGATGCCTCGGAAGCCGCGCTGAAGCAGATCCTCACTTCGGTGCGCAAGCATTCCTCCACCGCGATCGCGATGCAGCTCGCCCATGCCGGCCGCAAGGCTTCCAGCGCGCGGCCCTGGGACGGCGGCCAGCTCATCCCGGTGAGCGAAGGCGGCTGGCAGACCGTGGCGCCGTCGGCGATCCCGCACAAGGACGGCGAGGCCGCGCCCACAGCGCTCGATGCGAGCGGCCTGAAGCGCATCCGCGAGGCCTTCGTCGACGCGGCGCAGCGCGCGGAGCGCATCGGCATCGATGCGATCGAGCTGCACGGCGCGCACGGCTATCTCCTGCATCAATTCCTCTCGCCGCTCTCCAACAAGCGCACCGACGAGTATGGCGGCTCGCTTGAAAATCGCATGCGCTTCCCGCTCGAGATCTACGACGCCGTCCGCGCGGTCTTCCCGCACGACAAGCCCGTGGGCATGCGCGTGTCGTCGACCGATTGGGTCGAGGGCGGCTGGGACCTCGCGCAGACCATCGAATTCGCGCGCGCGCTGAAGGCGCGCGGCGTCGACTGGATCGATGCCTCCTCGGGCGGCGTCTCGCCCTTGCAGAAGATCGCGCTCGGCCCCGGCTACCAGGTGCAGTTTGCGGAGGCCATCAAGCGCGAGACCGGCCTGCCTGTCATGGCGGTCGGCCTGATCACGGAGCCCAGGCAGGCGGAGGAGATCGTCGCCTCAGGCAAGGCCGACATGGTCGCACTCGCCCGCGGCATGCTCTACGACCCCCGCTGGGCCTGGCACGCCGCCGCCGAGCTCGGCGGCGAAGTCGAGGCGCCGCCGCAATACTGGCGCTCGCAGCCGTCCACGCAGAAGGCGCTGTTCGGCAAGACCACGTTCGGCGCGCGGTGA
- a CDS encoding PilZ domain-containing protein: protein MPQFPRRFARVKPAGLVSRQAKIITDPRAPVIPCTLIDYSPGGACVDLGGQVKIPDRFELLHVNTKKRCRIAWKRGTRVGVVF from the coding sequence GTGCCGCAATTTCCCCGCAGATTCGCCCGCGTGAAACCCGCAGGCCTGGTGTCCCGCCAGGCCAAGATCATCACCGACCCGCGCGCGCCGGTGATCCCCTGCACGCTGATCGACTATTCGCCCGGCGGGGCCTGCGTCGATCTCGGCGGGCAGGTGAAGATCCCCGATCGATTCGAGCTGCTGCACGTCAACACCAAGAAACGCTGCCGCATCGCCTGGAAGCGCGGCACGCGGGTGGGCGTGGTGTTTTAG
- a CDS encoding DUF2235 domain-containing protein yields MEHSANPTSKNLVICCDGTGNEISENISNVLKLYRCLRKTEKTSPRQMVFYDPGVGTVTEPSTWNRWKANIKLVLGLATGYGLDDNTLSAYCFLVEHYAPGDRIYLFGFSRGAYTVRVLAGLIHKVGLISPEQANLAGSGLVAYKQYSGTGHGNDVEDLKDIAVDEQGPLPKDAFDLAAQFARITSTRWPTIHFIGVWDTVASVIVPRRDVFFLVFSLEELAFTLRNPSVAIFRQAIAIDERRCMFRLKQYEEPQEYWSHRYVPDEKKVPQDILQVWFAGVHCDVGGGYPEVESAESKWPLIWMIEEATKAGLNFNPATVNQLAWGIPRKNSPFKYVGPAYTGEAARLHDSMSAAWRVLEFLPKSATYKEWPERKVVAGFYIPDCEPRVIPEGAHVHESVLKRMAVDAAYRPVNMPKSYVTVPMPVPPGVDLAAGGERDGVMAGA; encoded by the coding sequence ATGGAGCACTCGGCCAACCCCACGTCCAAGAATCTCGTCATCTGCTGTGACGGCACCGGCAACGAGATTTCGGAGAACATCTCCAACGTCCTGAAGCTCTATCGCTGCCTGCGCAAGACCGAGAAGACGTCGCCGCGGCAGATGGTGTTTTACGATCCCGGGGTCGGCACGGTGACGGAGCCGTCGACCTGGAACAGGTGGAAGGCCAACATCAAGCTGGTGCTGGGGCTCGCCACCGGCTACGGGCTCGATGACAACACGCTGTCGGCCTATTGCTTCCTGGTCGAGCATTACGCACCGGGCGACAGGATCTATCTGTTCGGCTTTTCGCGCGGCGCCTACACGGTGCGCGTGCTGGCGGGGCTGATCCACAAGGTCGGGCTGATCTCGCCGGAGCAGGCGAACCTCGCAGGCTCGGGGCTCGTCGCCTACAAGCAATATTCCGGGACCGGGCACGGCAACGACGTCGAGGACCTCAAGGACATCGCGGTCGACGAGCAGGGGCCGCTGCCGAAGGACGCCTTCGACCTCGCCGCGCAGTTCGCGCGCATCACCTCGACGCGCTGGCCGACCATCCACTTCATCGGCGTCTGGGACACCGTGGCGAGCGTGATCGTGCCGCGGCGCGACGTTTTTTTCCTGGTCTTCAGCCTGGAGGAGCTCGCTTTCACGCTGCGCAACCCGAGCGTCGCCATCTTCCGCCAGGCGATCGCGATCGACGAGCGGCGCTGCATGTTCCGCCTGAAACAATACGAGGAGCCGCAGGAGTACTGGAGCCACCGTTACGTGCCTGACGAGAAGAAGGTACCGCAGGACATCCTGCAGGTGTGGTTCGCCGGCGTGCATTGCGACGTCGGCGGCGGCTATCCGGAGGTCGAGAGCGCGGAATCGAAATGGCCGCTGATCTGGATGATCGAGGAGGCGACGAAGGCGGGGCTGAACTTCAACCCGGCGACCGTGAACCAGCTCGCCTGGGGCATCCCGCGCAAGAACTCGCCATTCAAATATGTCGGGCCCGCCTACACTGGCGAGGCGGCGCGCCTGCACGATTCCATGAGCGCGGCCTGGCGCGTGCTGGAATTTCTGCCGAAGAGCGCGACCTACAAGGAATGGCCGGAGCGGAAGGTGGTCGCGGGTTTCTACATCCCCGATTGCGAGCCGCGCGTCATTCCCGAAGGCGCGCATGTGCATGAGAGCGTGCTGAAGCGGATGGCGGTGGATGCGGCCTATCGGCCGGTGAACATGCCGAAGAGCTACGTGACGGTGCCGATGCCGGTGCCACCGGGCGTGGACCTGGCGGCGGGCGGGGAGCGGGACGGGGTGATGGCGGGGGCGTGA